One genomic window of Erinaceus europaeus chromosome 7, mEriEur2.1, whole genome shotgun sequence includes the following:
- the STK36 gene encoding serine/threonine-protein kinase 36 isoform X2, which yields MEKYHVLEMIGEGSFGRVYKGRRKYSAQVVALKFIPKLGRSEKELRNLQREIEIMRGLRHPNIVHMLDSFETDKEVVVVTDYAEGELFQILEDDGKLPEEQVQAIAAQLVSALYYLHSHRILHRDMKPQNILLAKGGDIKLCDFGFARAMSTNTMVLTSIKGTPLYMSPELVEERPYDHTADLWSVGCILYELAVGTPPFYTTSIFQLVSLILRDPVRWPSTISPCFKNFLQGLLTKDPRQRLSWPDLLHHPFIAGRVTIITEPGGPDSGTPFTSRLPQELQVLKDQQAHQLAPKGSRAHILQKACKRMAEEARQKRQNTGITPEQEDRSSKVASSTAPPPRLRATPQEPDLLSSTLVSEAKGSWVESGAREAPPAPGLNHTPQDGEGAFPELRPEGVGQKSIEAVDLENEEPDSDDEWQNLLETSDPTLVQLKAPLTLLCNPDFCQRIQSQLQETGTQILKGVLEGASRILPALRVLSSLLSACGDSVLLYPFCREAGLPGLPLSLLKHSQEHSAIQQQCWYGTFLRDLISVIQAYFACTFNLERNHTGDSLQVFQEASNLFLDLLGKLLAQPDDSEQILRRDSLMCFTVLCETVDGNSRAISRAFYSSLLTTQCAVLDGLLHGLTLPQLPFHTPPGAPQVSQPLREQSEDLPGAISSALAAVCTAHVGLPACLEAKEQVTRHVADQLTEHSSQLRQAFISGLQHPVLYLHLLKVLYSCCHISDHLCHLLGQEPTAMESLLMFIQGKFLFQIKVVDWEESTEVTLHLLSLLVLRLQDLPSGMEKLGGEIATLFTHSHVVSLVNAAACLLGQLGHRGVTFDLRPTEWMAATMHALSAPAEVRLTPPGGCGFYDGLLILLLQLLTKEQGQGSLIRDVVSSEMWTILWHRFSLALRLHEEVSTQAEGPPVQAPHSPEPDWMLISPQGMAALLSLAVVTFTQEPQLCLNHLCQRGSLLMANLKRLLAPGFLQQLGRAPHGLEVFPVVVLSVCQLLCFPFALDVDAEVLIRVLAELTDSEVSGHLLQACCHHLPLPQAELPISLLTRLALSDSTSLTQFVNTVAASPKNIISFLSVALLSDQPLLTSDVLSLLAHVARVLSPSHLTFIQELLAGTDESYRPLRSLLGHPDNCVRARMYGLLGHLLQHSVALRGALQSQASLLSLLLLGLGDKDPAVRRSASFAVGNATYQAGPLGPALAAAVPSMTQLLGDPQAGTRRNAVTALGNLGPEGLGEQLIQCQVPQRLLEMACGDPQLNVKEAALIALRSLRQEPCIHQVLVSLGASEKLSLLSLGNQLPPHSSPRPASAKHCRKLIRLLRPPPST from the exons ATGGAAAAGTACCACGTGTTGGAGATGATTGGAGAAGGCTCTTTTGGAAGGGTGTACAAGGGTCGAAGAAAATACAGTGCTCAG GTGGTAGCCTTGAAATTTATTCCAAAATTGGGGCGCTCAGAGAAGGAGCTGAGGAACCTGCAACGAGAGATCGAAATCATGCGGGGTCTGCGGCACCCCAACATTGTACACATGCTCGACAGCTTCGAGACGGACAAAGAG gtggtggtggtgacagacTATGCTGAGGGCGAACTCTTTCAGATCCTGGAGGATGATGGGAAACTTCCTGAAGAACAG GTCCAGGCCATCGCTGCCCAGTTGGTATCAGCCCTGTACTATCTGCATTCCCACCGCATTCTCCACCGAGACATGAAGCCCCAGAACATCCTTCTTGCCAAGGGAGGCGACATCAAGCTCTGTGACTTTGG ATTCGCCCGTGCTATGAGCACCAACACCATGGTGCTGACCTCCATCAAAGGCACCCCACTCTATATGTCTCCAGAGCTGGTGGAGGAACGGCCATATGACCACACCGCAGACCTCTGGTCCGTGGGCTGCATACTCTATGAACTGGCTGTCGGCACCCCTCCCTTCTACACCACCAGCATCTTCCAGCTGGTCAGCCTCATCCTCAGAGACCCTGTGCGCTGGCCCTCCACCATTAGTCCCTGCTTCAAG AACTTTCTGCAGGGACTACTCACCAAAGACCCCCGGCAGCGCCTGTCCTGGCCAGACCTCTTACATCACCCCTTTATTGCTGGCCGTGTAACCA TAATAACCGAGCCGGGAGGCCCTGACTCGGGTACCCCATTCACCAGTCGCCTGCCTCAGGAACTTCAGGTTCTGAAGGACCAGCAGgcccaccagctggcccctaagGGCAGTCGGGCTCACATCTTGCAGAAAGCCTGTAAGCGCATGGCTGAGGAAGCCAGGCAG AAACGTCAGAACACAGGGATCACCCCTGAGCAAGAGGACAGGAGCAGCAAGGTGGCTTCCAGCACAGCCCCTCCACCCAGACTCAGGGCCACACCTCAAGAACCAGACCTCTTATCTAGCACCTTGGTCTCAGAAGCAAAAGGCAGCTGGGTTGAATCGGGGGCTAGAGAGGCCCCCCCTGCACCTGG GCTAAACCACACACCCCAGGATGGTGAAGGAGCATTTCCTGAGCTGAGGCCTGAGGGAGTGGGCCAGAAGAGCATCGAAGCCGTGGACCTAGAGAATGAG GAGCCAGATAGTGATGATGAGTGGCAGAACCTTCTGGAGACTTCAGACCCCACACTGGTCCAGCTAAAGGCCCCTCTCACCCTACTTTGCAATCCTGACTTCTGCCAGCGCATCCAGAGTCAGCTGCAGGAGACTGGAACACAG ATCCTGAAGGGCGTGCTGGAGGGCGCCTCCCGTATCCTCCCTGCGCTCCGGGTCCTGAGCAGTCTTCTGTCTGCCTGCGGTGATTCTGTCCTCTTGTATCCTTTCTGCCGTGAGGCTGGGCTGCCTGGGCTGCCTCTCAGCCTCCTCAAGCACAGCCAGGAGCACAGCGCCATCCAGCAG CAATGTTGGTATGGCACCTTCCTACGGGACCTGATCTCTGTGATTCAAGCCTACTTTGCCTGTACCTTCAATCTGGAGAGGAACCACACAGGTGACAG CCTACAGGTATTTCAAGAAGCCTCCAACCTCTTTCTGGACCTGTTGGGCAAACTTCTGGCCCAACCAGATGACTCTGAGCAGATCTTGCGACGGGACAGCCTTATG TGCTTCACTGTTCTGTGTGAGACCGTGGATGGCAACAGCCGAGCCATCTCCAGAGCCTTCTACTCTAGCCTGTTGACCACACAGTGTGCTGTGCTGGATGGGCTCCTTCACGGCTTGACGCTTCCCCAGCTCCCTTTCCACACCCCTCCAG GAGCCCCCCAAGTGAGCCAGCCACTGCGGGAGCAAAGTGAGGATCTCCCTGGAGCCATTTCCTCTGCCCTGGCAGCCGTGTGCACGGCCCACGTAGGGCTGCCTGCTTGCTTGGAAGCCAAGGAGCAG GTCACTCGGCACGTGGCAGATCAGCTCACAGAACACAGCAGCCAGCTGAGGCAGGCCTTCATCTCGGGCTTACAGCACCCCGTCCTGTATCTGCACCTCCTCAAG gtTCTCTACTCCTGCTGCCACATCAGTGACCACCTTTGCCATCTTCTGGGACAAGAGCCCACTGCCATGGAGTCCCTGTTGATGTTCATTCAAGGCAAG tttctttttcagataaaagtaGTGGATTGGGAAGAATCCACTGAGGTGACACtccacctcctctcccttcttgtcCTTCGGCTCCAAGATCTGCCTTCTGG AATGGAGAAGCTAGGTGGTGAGATTGCTACCCTCTTTACCCATTCCCACGTCGTCTCTCTTGTG aatGCTGCAGCCTGTCTGCTGGGACAGCTTGGCCATCGAGGGGTGACATTCGACCTCCGGCCTACAGAGTGGATGGCTGCGACCATGCATGCCCTATCTGCCCCTGCAGAG GTCCGTCTGACTCCACCTGGAGGCTGTGGCTTCTACGATGGCCTCCTTATCCTCCTGCTGCAGCTCCTCACCAAAGAACAG GGCCAAGGCAGCCTGATAAGGGACGTGGTTAGTTCTGAAATGTGGACCATTCTGTGGCACCGATTCTCCTTGGCGCTTCGTCTCCATGAGGAGGTGTCCACACAGGCGGAGGGACCACCTGTCCAAGCTCCCCACAGCCCAGAGCCAGACTGGATGCTTATCTCACCTCAAG GCATGGCAGCCCTGCTGAGCCTGGCTGTGGTCACCTTCACCCAGGAGCCCCAGTTGTGTCTGAACCACCTGTGTCAGCGTGGAAGTCTCCTCATGGCCAACCTGAAGCGTCTTCTGGCCCCCGGCTTCCTGCAGCAGCTGGGCCGGGC GCCTCATGGGTTGGAGGTGTTTCCCGTGGTGGTACTCTCTGTCTGCCAACTCCTCTGCTTCCCCTTTGCCCTGGATGTGGATGCTGAAGTCCTTATACGGGTCCTAGCTGAGCTCAcggactctgaagtctcaggccACCTGCTGCAG GCCTGCTGCCACCACCTTCCGTTGCCGCAAGCAGAGCTGCCCATCAGTCTCCTCACACGCCTGGCCCTGTCAGACTCGACCTCTCTCACTCAGTTTGTGAACACCGTGGCTGCCTCCCCAAAAAACATCATTTCATTCCTCTCTGTTGCTCTGCTGAGTGACCAGCCGCTGCTGACCTCTGACGTCCTCTCCCTGCTGGCCCACGTGGCACGGGTACTGTCGCCCAGCCACCTGACCTTTATCCAGGAGCTCCTGGCTGGCACCGATGAATCCTATCGGCCCCTGCGCAGCCTCCTGGGGCATCCGGATAATTGTGTGCGAGCCCGCATGTACGGGCTCCTGGGACACCTGCTCCAACACAGTGTAGCCCTGCGAGGGGCGCTGCAGAGCCAGGCCAGCCTGCTCAGCCTCctgctgctggggcttggggaCAAGGACCCTGCTGTGCGGCGTAGCGCCAGCTTCGCTGTGGGCAATGCAACCTACCAGGCTGGTCCCCTGGGACCTGCCCTGGCGGCTGCGGTGCCCAGCATGACCCAGCTGCTTGGGGATCCTCAGGCTGGCACCCGACGCAATGCTGTGACCGCTCTGGGCAACCTGGGGCCTGAGGGGCTGGGAGAACAGTTGATACAGTGCCAGGTGCCCCAGAGGCTGCTCGAGATGGCATGCGGAGACCCCCAGCTTAACGTGAAGGAGGCCGCCCTCATTGCTCTCCGGAGCCTCCGGCAGGAGCCCTGCATCCATCAG GTGCTGGTGTCCCTGGGTGCCAGCGAGAAGCTCTCCTTGCTTTCTCTGGGGAATCAGTTACCACCACACAGCAGCCCCAGGCCTGCGTCTGCCAAACACTGCAGGAAGCTTATCCGCCTCCTGAGGCCACCCCCCAGCACGTGA